A stretch of Vibrio maritimus DNA encodes these proteins:
- the hisH gene encoding imidazole glycerol phosphate synthase subunit HisH, which yields MATSTQNVVIIDTGCANVSSVKFAIERLGYQVVISKEPEVVLAADKLFLPGVGTASEAMKNLEERNLIDLVKQVEKPVLGICLGMQLLGKLSQEKGQKADELVECLGLCEGEVRRLETGDLPLPHMGWNTVKAVAGNPLFAGIEEGEYFYFVHSFGMPVGDYTIAECDYGNPFSAAIQSGNYYGVQFHPERSSKAGSKLIQNFLELV from the coding sequence ATGGCTACCTCTACTCAAAATGTTGTCATTATTGATACCGGCTGTGCCAATGTTTCATCGGTGAAGTTTGCAATTGAGCGTCTTGGCTATCAAGTAGTTATCTCAAAAGAGCCAGAAGTTGTACTGGCTGCGGACAAGCTATTTTTGCCAGGAGTTGGCACGGCAAGTGAAGCGATGAAAAACCTAGAAGAGCGCAACCTTATCGACCTCGTTAAGCAGGTTGAAAAGCCAGTTCTGGGTATCTGTCTTGGCATGCAACTGCTTGGCAAACTTTCTCAAGAGAAAGGTCAGAAGGCTGATGAGCTTGTTGAGTGTTTGGGGCTGTGTGAAGGCGAAGTAAGACGATTGGAAACGGGCGATCTGCCATTACCACACATGGGTTGGAATACCGTGAAAGCCGTTGCTGGAAATCCGCTATTTGCGGGTATTGAAGAGGGTGAATACTTCTACTTCGTGCACAGCTTCGGTATGCCTGTTGGTGACTACACCATCGCCGAGTGTGATTACGGAAACCCATTTAGCGCTGCCATTCAAAGTGGCAATTATTATGGTGTTCAGTTCCACCCAGAGCGCTCGTCTAAAGCGGGCTCTAAGCTGATTCAGAACTTTTTGGAGCTGGTGTAA
- the hisA gene encoding 1-(5-phosphoribosyl)-5-[(5-phosphoribosylamino)methylideneamino]imidazole-4-carboxamide isomerase, which yields MIIPALDLIEGQVVRLYQGDYGQVTEYKVDPVEQFNLYHQAGANWLHLVDLTGAKDTTARQLDLIATLLAGTPANIQIGGGVRSEQDVVDLLEAGAQRVVVGSTAVKQPELVKGWMEKYGAERIVLALDINIDENGTRKVAISGWQEDSGVTIEALVDDYLTVGLKHVLCTDISRDGTLAGSNVELYVDLCKQYPQVQFQSSGGIGSLADIEALKGTGVSGVIVGRALLDGKFTAEEAFQCWQSE from the coding sequence GTGATTATTCCTGCATTAGACCTTATTGAAGGACAAGTTGTTCGTCTATACCAAGGTGACTATGGTCAAGTTACCGAATACAAAGTTGACCCGGTAGAGCAGTTTAACCTTTACCACCAAGCAGGCGCGAACTGGCTGCATCTTGTTGACCTTACTGGCGCAAAAGATACCACAGCGCGCCAGTTAGACCTTATTGCTACACTGCTTGCAGGTACGCCTGCCAATATTCAGATCGGCGGTGGCGTGCGCAGTGAGCAAGATGTGGTTGACCTACTTGAAGCGGGTGCTCAGCGCGTTGTTGTGGGCTCTACAGCGGTTAAACAGCCGGAACTAGTGAAAGGCTGGATGGAGAAATACGGCGCTGAACGCATTGTGTTAGCGCTAGATATTAATATCGACGAAAACGGCACTCGCAAAGTGGCGATCTCTGGCTGGCAAGAAGATTCTGGCGTAACAATAGAGGCGCTGGTTGATGATTACCTAACAGTGGGTCTCAAGCATGTGCTGTGTACTGACATCTCACGTGATGGCACATTGGCAGGCAGTAATGTTGAGCTGTATGTGGACCTTTGTAAGCAGTATCCTCAGGTGCAATTCCAGTCATCTGGTGGTATCGGCAGCTTAGCGGATATTGAAGCGCTCAAAGGCACGGGTGTGTCAGGAGTTATTGTTGGTCGAGCATTGCTAGACGGCAAGTTTACCGCAGAGGAGGCATTCCAATGTTGGCAAAGCGAATAA
- the hisF gene encoding imidazole glycerol phosphate synthase subunit HisF translates to MLAKRIIPCLDVRDGQVVKGVQFRNHEIIGDIVPLAARYAEEGADELVFYDITASSDGRVVDKSWVARVAEVIDIPFCVAGGIKSAEDAARILEFGADKVSINSPALANPELITDLADKFGVQCIVVGIDSYFDKETGKYQVYQFTGDEARTKATKWETRDWVQEVQKRGAGEIVLNMMNQDGVRNGYDIEQLNMVREVCNVPLIASGGAGAMEHFAEAYKKTNVDGALAASVFHKQIINIGELKQYLKQEGVEIRL, encoded by the coding sequence ATGTTGGCAAAGCGAATAATTCCATGTTTAGACGTCCGTGATGGGCAGGTGGTTAAAGGGGTTCAGTTCCGTAACCACGAAATCATCGGTGATATCGTTCCTCTTGCTGCACGTTATGCAGAAGAGGGTGCGGATGAGCTTGTGTTCTACGATATCACGGCATCGAGTGATGGGCGTGTTGTCGATAAAAGCTGGGTAGCCCGTGTTGCAGAGGTGATTGATATTCCTTTCTGCGTGGCTGGTGGTATCAAATCAGCAGAGGATGCGGCTCGAATTCTCGAGTTTGGCGCTGATAAAGTGTCGATCAACTCTCCTGCACTTGCTAATCCAGAGCTTATTACGGATCTTGCCGACAAGTTTGGTGTTCAGTGCATCGTAGTCGGCATCGACTCTTATTTTGATAAAGAGACAGGCAAATATCAGGTCTATCAGTTCACTGGTGATGAAGCACGCACCAAAGCGACAAAGTGGGAAACTCGTGACTGGGTTCAAGAGGTTCAAAAACGTGGTGCTGGCGAGATTGTACTTAACATGATGAATCAAGATGGCGTGCGCAATGGCTATGACATTGAGCAGCTAAACATGGTTCGTGAAGTATGTAACGTACCATTGATTGCCTCAGGTGGAGCGGGTGCCATGGAGCACTTTGCCGAAGCTTACAAGAAAACAAACGTCGATGGCGCGCTTGCGGCATCGGTATTCCACAAGCAGATCATCAATATTGGTGAGCTGAAGCAGTATTTGAAACAAGAAGGTGTGGAGATCAGATTATGA
- the hisIE gene encoding bifunctional phosphoribosyl-AMP cyclohydrolase/phosphoribosyl-ATP diphosphatase HisIE, translating to MSQTAADLTERINWEKVDGLVPAIIQDFQSSQVLMMGYMNPAALEKTLETEQVTFFSRTKSRLWTKGETSGNVLQLKNIALDCDNDTLLVKVEPIGPTCHLGNTTCFDVDPQEESQMVWLHQLEGLLAARKDADPESSYTASLYARGTKRISQKVGEEGVEVALAATSGDKAELVCESADLIYHLMVLLQDQGLSMNDVVNKLKERHK from the coding sequence ATGAGCCAAACAGCCGCTGATTTAACAGAGCGTATTAATTGGGAAAAAGTGGACGGTTTGGTTCCTGCTATTATCCAAGACTTTCAATCTAGCCAAGTGCTGATGATGGGTTACATGAACCCTGCGGCGCTTGAGAAGACGCTCGAAACAGAGCAAGTAACATTTTTCTCGCGCACTAAGTCTCGCCTTTGGACAAAAGGTGAAACGTCAGGAAATGTACTTCAGCTCAAGAACATTGCACTTGATTGCGATAACGACACCTTGCTCGTTAAAGTTGAGCCTATCGGTCCAACATGCCACCTAGGAAATACCACGTGTTTTGATGTTGACCCGCAAGAGGAGTCACAAATGGTGTGGCTTCATCAGCTTGAAGGGCTTCTTGCCGCTCGAAAAGATGCGGATCCGGAATCTTCTTATACCGCGAGCCTCTATGCCCGTGGCACCAAGCGTATATCGCAAAAAGTGGGCGAAGAAGGCGTTGAAGTCGCGCTTGCGGCAACGTCGGGTGACAAGGCGGAGCTAGTATGTGAGTCAGCAGACCTAATCTATCACTTGATGGTACTGTTACAAGATCAAGGTCTATCAATGAATGATGTGGTCAATAAGTTGAAAGAGCGCCACAAGTAA
- a CDS encoding outer membrane protein gives MKLTPIVIGSFAAMFCLSAQSNVIVTPFVGYTLGGAAKDGEGKSYDISPSANAALAVEFPFRNGRMGVYYSKQDSSLDTLNLDSSIQYLQFQSSAEYAWTDKTSGYIGAGLGASHTSGEWTNSHTGFAASIFGGMEYHITKNFALNGQIRWQGTVVSSDSISICNLPTDDQSCFIGFKTKWMNQFQTQVGLTMRF, from the coding sequence ATGAAACTAACGCCAATCGTGATAGGTTCTTTTGCTGCAATGTTCTGTCTTTCGGCGCAAAGCAACGTCATTGTTACACCGTTTGTCGGTTATACGCTTGGCGGTGCAGCCAAGGACGGAGAAGGAAAAAGCTATGATATTTCTCCATCCGCTAATGCAGCACTTGCTGTCGAATTCCCATTTCGCAATGGTCGGATGGGCGTCTACTACTCCAAGCAAGACTCTTCACTCGATACCTTAAATCTTGATTCAAGTATTCAATACTTACAATTTCAAAGTAGCGCTGAATATGCTTGGACCGACAAAACCTCCGGCTATATTGGAGCAGGACTTGGGGCGTCACATACTTCCGGAGAGTGGACAAACTCTCATACTGGGTTTGCTGCCAGTATCTTTGGTGGCATGGAGTATCACATAACGAAAAACTTCGCGCTCAACGGCCAGATTAGATGGCAAGGTACAGTGGTAAGCAGTGACTCCATATCGATCTGTAACTTACCCACTGACGATCAAAGTTGTTTTATCGGGTTTAAGACCAAATGGATGAATCAATTTCAAACACAGGTTGGTTTGACGATGAGGTTCTAA
- a CDS encoding YnhF family membrane protein produces MEYDLKVALTIVTIAFSAIIAFGVIAIGA; encoded by the coding sequence ATGGAATACGACCTAAAAGTAGCATTGACGATTGTCACAATTGCGTTTAGCGCTATTATCGCTTTTGGCGTTATCGCGATCGGCGCTTAA
- a CDS encoding patatin-like phospholipase family protein, protein MANSGIVTNRQTVLDYEQFGKYLDGKTALVAQGGGQRGIFTSGVLDAFLMSNFDPFDEFYGTSAGALNICAFLSRQAELGKSFILDLTTDPEFFHLFSFIRRKQYLNLKWALDKICDYPYKLDVDMGRRVIGHRRAFAATTDIATLKDHYLPMLQEDWYQVLMATSAIPTLFEGSVSHLGREFIDGGVSASIPVQEAWRQECRSIIVIRTEQYVSEDPLSAEDAPIVTESPTWFRGSLNNLQLQWQEKVDQWSSNWGAFFEGQRLKANAIKQADHLKLINGGRWLFGAGDIYRLSHLFGDRFDSGLADMLMVHYQTYSLTSEFLKTPPDDCFIWQIAPDEPLKTSSLLSDVDDILHDYQVGLDAGYRFVESYNLAKQHKKINCANNDLWRPNQAS, encoded by the coding sequence ATGGCGAACTCAGGTATAGTCACTAACCGCCAGACTGTGCTCGATTACGAACAGTTTGGTAAATACCTTGACGGCAAAACCGCGCTCGTCGCGCAAGGTGGAGGACAAAGAGGTATCTTCACATCCGGTGTATTGGATGCCTTCTTAATGTCCAACTTTGATCCCTTTGATGAATTTTATGGGACATCTGCAGGTGCACTAAATATCTGTGCTTTTCTATCTCGCCAAGCCGAGCTGGGTAAATCTTTCATTCTCGACTTAACCACTGATCCCGAGTTTTTTCACCTCTTCAGCTTTATTCGCCGCAAGCAGTACCTCAATTTGAAGTGGGCTCTCGATAAAATCTGCGACTATCCCTATAAGTTAGACGTAGATATGGGCAGACGGGTGATCGGCCATAGGCGTGCATTTGCTGCTACGACCGACATTGCGACCCTTAAAGATCACTATTTACCTATGCTGCAAGAGGACTGGTATCAAGTCTTGATGGCGACCAGTGCGATCCCTACCTTATTTGAAGGCTCTGTGTCGCACCTAGGGCGCGAGTTTATTGATGGCGGCGTTTCTGCGTCCATTCCTGTGCAAGAAGCATGGAGACAGGAGTGTCGCAGTATCATTGTGATACGTACCGAGCAATACGTATCAGAAGACCCTTTATCAGCAGAAGATGCACCAATCGTTACCGAGTCACCCACTTGGTTTAGAGGCTCGTTGAATAACCTTCAGCTCCAATGGCAGGAAAAAGTCGATCAGTGGTCTAGTAACTGGGGGGCTTTTTTTGAGGGTCAGCGACTCAAGGCAAATGCCATCAAACAAGCCGATCACCTTAAACTCATTAATGGTGGACGTTGGTTATTTGGAGCCGGGGACATATATCGACTCAGTCACCTGTTTGGAGACCGTTTTGATTCAGGTTTGGCGGATATGCTTATGGTGCATTATCAGACCTACTCACTGACCAGCGAGTTTCTCAAGACCCCTCCTGACGACTGCTTTATATGGCAAATTGCACCAGATGAACCACTTAAAACCTCATCCTTATTGAGTGATGTCGATGATATTTTGCATGACTATCAAGTGGGTCTGGATGCCGGATATCGATTTGTTGAAAGCTATAATCTCGCCAAACAACATAAGAAGATAAACTGTGCCAATAACGATCTCTGGCGTCCTAATCAAGCAAGTTAA
- a CDS encoding ROK family protein: MYMAQPGHIDHIKQINAGRVYKLIDQFGPISRIDLSKLSSLAPASITKITRELIEAHLIHETTVQEATSRGRPAVGLQTNNQGWQFLSMRLGRGYLAIALHELGGDVLIDTKIEVHEVDQDDVMARLLYEIEEFFESYSEQLDRVTSIALTLPGLVNSDQGVVLQMPHYNVKNLNVAEEIFKVTGLPVFVANDTRAWALAENLFGHSQDCDNSVLISIHHGLGAGIILDGRVLQGRHGNIGELGHIQINRQGEDCHCGNKGCLETVASSQAIRDEVTKRLARGEASILSEYEDISVEAICEAAVKGDALAINVIEKLGEHLGSAIAIVINLFNPEKVLIGGVINQAKDILYPAIERCISEQSLPVYTEDLQLVESRFYKQATMPGAALVKQALYDGLLLMKVIEG, encoded by the coding sequence ATGTACATGGCTCAACCCGGGCACATTGATCATATTAAGCAGATCAATGCTGGTCGCGTGTATAAACTGATAGACCAATTTGGGCCTATTTCGCGTATCGACCTATCTAAACTCAGTAGTCTAGCACCGGCTAGTATCACCAAGATTACGCGAGAACTCATCGAAGCACATTTGATCCACGAAACAACGGTTCAAGAGGCGACTAGTCGTGGTCGACCTGCCGTTGGCTTGCAAACCAATAACCAAGGTTGGCAATTTCTCTCCATGCGTCTCGGAAGAGGCTATCTAGCTATTGCACTGCACGAACTGGGTGGTGATGTTCTTATCGACACCAAAATCGAAGTCCACGAAGTGGACCAAGATGACGTGATGGCTCGATTGCTTTATGAGATTGAAGAGTTTTTTGAAAGCTATAGCGAGCAGCTTGACCGTGTCACCAGCATCGCACTAACCCTGCCAGGGTTGGTGAATTCTGATCAAGGTGTTGTGTTGCAAATGCCGCATTACAATGTGAAGAATCTAAATGTTGCTGAAGAAATCTTTAAGGTGACCGGGTTACCGGTATTTGTGGCCAACGATACTCGTGCTTGGGCATTGGCAGAAAACCTTTTCGGTCACTCTCAAGACTGTGACAACTCTGTACTTATTTCCATTCACCACGGTCTAGGTGCAGGCATCATTCTTGATGGTCGTGTTTTGCAAGGCCGACATGGCAACATCGGTGAGTTGGGTCATATTCAGATAAACCGCCAGGGTGAAGATTGCCACTGTGGCAATAAGGGTTGTCTTGAGACTGTCGCAAGCTCACAAGCTATTCGTGATGAGGTCACAAAGCGCTTGGCTCGCGGAGAGGCCTCAATTCTGTCAGAGTATGAGGACATCTCTGTCGAAGCAATTTGCGAAGCCGCTGTTAAAGGGGATGCGCTTGCTATCAACGTCATTGAAAAGCTAGGCGAGCATCTTGGTAGCGCGATCGCTATCGTCATCAATTTATTTAACCCAGAAAAGGTGTTGATCGGTGGTGTGATAAACCAAGCGAAAGACATTCTCTACCCGGCAATAGAGCGCTGTATTTCTGAACAGAGCCTTCCTGTCTACACGGAAGATCTTCAGTTGGTCGAGTCTCGTTTCTACAAACAAGCAACTATGCCCGGTGCTGCTTTGGTTAAACAAGCGCTTTATGATGGGCTTCTATTAATGAAAGTCATTGAAGGATAA
- a CDS encoding chemotaxis protein CheV → MSSVLSSVDQRTQLVGENRLELLMFTLNSRQTFAINVFKVKEVLKLPPLTQLPGSHPSIRGVASLRGESLPVIDLRRAIGFPTLNEEGDQNLIVTEYNRSVQGFLVGEVKNIVNTAWTEIQPPPRTVGRANYLTAITKVEENDAVSLVEIIDVEKVLAEIIDYDIAISEETLDRSLLPHLQGKKILIVDDSSTARHQVKATLAQLGVEIIECFDGAMAYNLLKQWCDEGIDVCSELLMMITDAEMPEMDGYKLTHEVRSDPRMKDLYITLNTSLSGSFNDAMVEKVGCDRFISKFQPDLLVDVVQERIRRDL, encoded by the coding sequence ATGTCGAGCGTATTGAGTTCTGTCGACCAACGTACCCAACTTGTGGGTGAAAATAGACTTGAGCTGTTAATGTTTACCCTTAACAGCCGACAGACCTTTGCTATTAATGTCTTTAAGGTCAAAGAGGTACTTAAGCTGCCACCTTTGACACAACTTCCTGGCTCACATCCTAGCATTCGCGGTGTTGCTTCATTACGTGGAGAATCACTGCCAGTCATCGACCTTCGACGTGCAATTGGATTTCCAACATTGAACGAAGAAGGCGATCAAAATCTTATCGTTACGGAATACAACCGCTCGGTTCAAGGGTTCTTGGTTGGTGAAGTAAAGAACATTGTTAATACTGCTTGGACAGAAATTCAGCCTCCTCCTAGAACTGTTGGGCGAGCCAACTATCTCACGGCAATCACTAAGGTTGAAGAAAATGATGCCGTCAGCCTAGTTGAAATCATCGATGTTGAAAAAGTGTTAGCAGAGATCATCGATTACGATATCGCTATCTCAGAAGAAACCTTAGACCGTTCATTACTCCCTCACCTGCAAGGTAAGAAGATCCTCATCGTAGACGACTCGTCTACCGCTCGTCATCAGGTGAAAGCAACGCTCGCTCAGCTAGGGGTTGAAATCATTGAATGTTTCGATGGTGCGATGGCTTATAACCTTCTAAAGCAATGGTGCGACGAAGGCATTGATGTTTGCAGCGAACTCTTGATGATGATTACTGACGCTGAAATGCCAGAGATGGACGGCTATAAGCTGACTCACGAGGTTCGAAGCGACCCTCGAATGAAAGATCTGTATATCACTCTCAACACCTCATTAAGTGGTAGCTTCAACGATGCTATGGTTGAGAAGGTGGGCTGTGACCGCTTTATCTCCAAGTTCCAGCCAGATTTGTTGGTCGATGTGGTTCAAGAGCGTATTCGACGAGATTTGTAA
- a CDS encoding error-prone DNA polymerase, whose amino-acid sequence MKYAELFCQSNFSFLTGASHAEELMLQADFLQYSALAITDECSVAGVVRAHTAIKQHGLSIKQIVGSMFWLNSECQFLLLCPSREAYAELCRIITNARRRCEKGEYQLSEWDVMSLRHCLVIWLPCGNEHDLRWGRWLEQYHGHRLWIGLQRHLTSQEHRYISHCESLSIELQRPITACGGVLMHTATRLPLQHTLTAIKLNTSIDKVCGHLLANTERSLRPKTKLEKLYREEWLAESVYIADLCDFELSTLQYEYPSELIPNGKTPMSYLRELVEYGKQLRFPEGVPLHVEQTIEKELTLIEKLHYPFFFLTIHDIVMFAKRQGILYQGRGSAANSVVCYCLEITSVDPRQISVLFERFISEERNEPPDIDVDFEHERREEVIQYIYQKYGRERAALAATVISYRFKSAVRDVGKALGVSETQLDYFIKNINRRDRSQGWQAQLVELGLKPDSLKGQQFIELVNDITGFPRHLSQHVGGFVIASGPLYELVPVENAAMADRTVIQWDKDDLESLGLLKVDVLALGMLTAIRKCFQLVEKHYGRKLTIADITRLQDDPNVYGMIQRADTVGVFQIESRAQMSMLPRLKPTTYYDLVIQIAIVRPGPIQGDMVHPFLKRRNGEEAISYPSEEVKSVLSRTLGVPIFQEQVIKLAMVAAGFTGGEADQLRRAMAAWKKNGDLVKFRSKLIDGMQKNGYQADFAERLFEQICGFGEYGFPESHSASFAVLAYCSAWLKHYYPEAFYASLLNSLPMGFYSASQLIQDAKRHQVVIAPVCVNRSTYHHYLRPSDQGLTLQLGFRQVNGLSEQSIQKLLQHRPPQGFRTPTQIKQLGLNRRELEILASANALKAISGDRYATRWAMMDNLQDLPLFQNDAESHSIENYQSIENHALPYKPSAIEDMLEDFSSMNVSLEQHPITLLDRAGKLGRFTRMKDLVTKEHKSLVTVVGTVTGKQSPGTAAGVTFFTLEDDTGNINVVVWQATARAQKKAYLTSKILKVKGILEREGEVTHVIAGRLIDMTEHLGELKVQSREFH is encoded by the coding sequence ATGAAGTACGCCGAGCTTTTTTGTCAGAGTAATTTTTCCTTCTTAACTGGCGCCTCACATGCTGAGGAGCTTATGCTGCAAGCCGACTTTTTGCAGTATTCCGCTTTAGCGATTACCGATGAATGTTCCGTTGCAGGTGTGGTTCGCGCTCATACTGCAATCAAACAACATGGCTTATCCATTAAGCAGATTGTCGGCAGTATGTTTTGGCTCAATAGTGAGTGTCAGTTCTTGTTGTTGTGCCCTAGCCGTGAGGCCTACGCTGAACTGTGCCGCATCATTACCAATGCCAGACGCCGCTGCGAAAAAGGCGAATATCAACTCTCAGAATGGGATGTGATGTCACTGCGCCACTGCCTTGTTATTTGGCTGCCTTGCGGTAACGAGCATGATTTACGATGGGGGCGCTGGCTCGAGCAATACCATGGTCATCGACTCTGGATTGGTTTACAGCGTCACCTCACCTCACAGGAGCACAGATACATTAGTCACTGTGAATCACTCTCTATCGAGCTTCAACGCCCGATTACCGCCTGTGGTGGGGTATTGATGCACACCGCGACTCGCCTGCCATTACAGCACACGCTAACAGCAATAAAGCTCAATACCTCTATTGATAAAGTGTGTGGTCACTTACTGGCAAATACTGAGCGCAGCTTACGCCCAAAGACTAAGCTTGAAAAACTCTATCGTGAGGAGTGGCTGGCCGAAAGCGTCTACATTGCGGATTTGTGCGACTTTGAATTATCGACACTGCAGTATGAGTACCCTAGTGAGTTGATTCCCAATGGAAAAACACCCATGAGTTATTTAAGGGAGTTAGTCGAGTACGGCAAACAGCTACGCTTTCCTGAAGGGGTGCCTTTGCATGTTGAGCAGACCATTGAAAAAGAACTCACTCTAATCGAAAAGCTACACTACCCATTTTTCTTTTTAACCATTCATGACATCGTTATGTTTGCCAAACGACAAGGTATTCTTTACCAAGGACGCGGCTCAGCCGCCAACTCTGTCGTATGCTATTGCCTAGAAATAACTTCCGTCGACCCACGGCAGATATCGGTATTGTTTGAACGCTTTATTAGTGAAGAGCGTAATGAGCCGCCCGATATTGACGTCGACTTTGAGCACGAGCGACGTGAAGAGGTGATCCAATATATCTATCAAAAATACGGTCGTGAGCGTGCCGCGCTTGCGGCTACGGTCATTTCTTATCGATTCAAAAGTGCAGTACGCGATGTCGGCAAAGCGCTTGGCGTGAGTGAAACGCAGCTTGATTACTTTATCAAGAACATTAACCGCCGCGATCGCTCGCAAGGCTGGCAGGCGCAATTGGTTGAGTTAGGACTCAAGCCAGATTCACTCAAAGGGCAACAGTTTATTGAGCTTGTCAACGACATTACTGGCTTCCCAAGGCACTTATCACAGCATGTCGGTGGCTTTGTCATTGCCTCTGGTCCTTTGTATGAACTTGTTCCCGTAGAGAACGCTGCGATGGCAGATCGCACCGTGATTCAATGGGACAAAGACGATTTAGAAAGCTTAGGTCTACTTAAAGTGGATGTGCTTGCTTTAGGTATGCTTACCGCGATTCGCAAGTGCTTTCAATTGGTCGAAAAGCATTACGGACGTAAACTCACTATCGCTGATATTACTCGACTTCAAGATGACCCAAACGTTTATGGCATGATCCAGCGTGCTGACACGGTGGGTGTATTCCAGATTGAGTCTCGAGCACAAATGAGTATGTTGCCACGCCTAAAGCCAACTACCTACTATGACCTCGTCATTCAGATAGCTATCGTTCGCCCCGGACCAATCCAGGGCGATATGGTGCATCCGTTTCTTAAACGCCGCAACGGCGAAGAAGCCATCTCCTACCCGTCTGAGGAGGTGAAATCGGTGCTGTCTCGTACTCTTGGCGTCCCTATTTTTCAGGAGCAAGTGATCAAACTTGCCATGGTCGCAGCGGGCTTTACTGGCGGTGAAGCCGACCAACTCAGGCGAGCAATGGCAGCATGGAAGAAAAATGGCGATCTTGTTAAGTTTCGCTCTAAGCTTATCGATGGCATGCAGAAAAATGGCTACCAAGCGGACTTTGCAGAACGTCTATTTGAGCAAATCTGTGGATTTGGGGAGTATGGATTCCCAGAGAGTCATTCTGCGTCTTTCGCTGTGCTTGCCTATTGCAGCGCCTGGCTCAAACATTATTACCCTGAAGCGTTCTACGCTTCGCTGCTCAATAGCCTTCCTATGGGTTTTTATAGCGCATCGCAACTGATCCAAGATGCGAAAAGGCATCAGGTTGTTATTGCTCCGGTGTGTGTCAATCGCTCAACCTATCATCATTATCTAAGACCAAGCGACCAAGGGCTAACCTTGCAGCTTGGCTTCAGGCAGGTCAACGGACTTAGTGAGCAAAGCATACAGAAGCTGCTACAACATAGGCCACCCCAAGGCTTTCGTACTCCGACCCAGATTAAGCAGCTAGGACTAAATCGTCGTGAGCTGGAAATACTGGCTTCTGCAAATGCACTAAAAGCCATTTCAGGCGATCGCTATGCGACGCGCTGGGCGATGATGGATAATCTGCAAGACCTGCCACTGTTCCAGAATGACGCAGAGTCTCATTCAATTGAAAACTATCAGTCAATTGAAAACCATGCGCTTCCTTACAAGCCTTCAGCGATTGAAGACATGCTTGAGGACTTTTCATCAATGAATGTCTCCCTCGAACAGCACCCTATCACCCTACTCGACCGAGCGGGAAAACTGGGACGATTTACTCGAATGAAAGACCTTGTGACTAAAGAACATAAATCGCTGGTGACTGTGGTGGGTACAGTGACAGGCAAGCAGTCACCTGGCACTGCGGCTGGCGTCACCTTTTTTACTCTAGAGGACGACACGGGGAACATTAATGTGGTGGTGTGGCAAGCAACCGCAAGGGCTCAGAAGAAGGCCTATCTCACCTCAAAGATCCTTAAGGTCAAAGGCATACTCGAGCGTGAGGGAGAGGTCACTCATGTCATTGCTGGACGCCTAATTGATATGACCGAACATCTTGGCGAGCTCAAAGTCCAATCAAGGGAGTTTCATTAA